The following coding sequences are from one Pseudomonas mendocina window:
- a CDS encoding translocation/assembly module TamB domain-containing protein, with translation MTRRLLKRLAIALLSLVLLIGAVLWIVLGTQGGSRWLLAQVPGLQVDNFNGRLAGAWQADALLWQQDETRIELQQLDMAWSPSCLLRLTLCLDRLHLQQVAVTLPESGESSAEPLSLPNLKLPLRLQLGDIQLGELRLDGQTQLSDLELVASWNEQGVQLQRLALQRDDLSLDVSGQLTPQGDWPLALSGRLQLPEVDGKAWQVALQVGGELQRSLRLEADSSGYLDARLEGQVQALAEHLPAELRLTSRRFQASSALPQTLDLQDLTVQAKGDLATGYRLEGTASLPAEQAPMPLTLRGRVDAKGADIELLRIEAEERQYLQLTGALGWSEALQADAKLDWLAFPWQRLYPLEAPPPVALQQLQAEVSYSSGNYLGNFAAQLQGPAGDFSLSSPISGDLGQVNLPQLQLVAGQGRAEGVVKLGFADGIDWQAMLQLSELDPGYWLAEMPGNLGGPLNTSGRFDDGALQAQADIDLNGRLRGQPAQLQVQGTGAGEQWQLARLLVRLGDNRISGQGALDQRLRGQLELALPRLGQLWPGLQGQMQGQLSLAGTLQAPQGQLALSGERLAFGDPSLRRLQLDATLDARQQARIGLNLRGIRVGDTYLGRLQADGSGDLRRQALELSLQGPLLQLALAVDGTLSEQGDWRGRIASGRIQSGGQDWQLQQAASLERLVSGRMNLGAHCWRSGEASLCGAQQRLMPQPSLDWRLENFPLASLQPWLPDDFAWQGRLDGQLKLDLPDSGPNGRILLDAGAGTLRIRQPDEEQWHDFPYDSLRLDSTLRPQRVDSELRFVSAGMGELTLQAQIDPRPQNKPVNGEFRLSGFDLAVLRPFVPMADKLEGRLQGRGNIAGHLLAPQINGQLRLEDGELSGSELPVSLEALQLQALIAGEQVQLSGDWRSGEQGRGNLKGELNWSEGLVGDLSLQGQRLPVKVEPYAELEVAPDLQLQLRAEHLAVKGKVAVPRGLISVRELPPSTVKLSNDARVVGREAPPTEQGMGIAMDVDVEVGQDKLAFSGFGLTADLRGRMHIGDDLDTRGELDLVNGRYRAYGQRLTIRRARLLFTGPIDQPFLDVEAIRRVDNVVAGIRLSGSADQPTTTVFAEPAMSQEQALSYLVLGRPLGQSSGDNNMLGQAALALGLAGSSSLTTSLANSLGIQDFQLDTEGSGVTTSVVASGNITERLSLRYGVGVFEPANTIALRYMLSRRLYLEAASGLASSLDLFYRRDF, from the coding sequence ATGACGCGGCGTCTGCTGAAAAGGTTGGCCATCGCCCTGCTGAGCCTGGTGCTGCTGATCGGCGCTGTGCTGTGGATTGTGCTGGGTACCCAGGGCGGCAGCCGGTGGCTACTGGCTCAGGTTCCGGGCTTGCAGGTCGACAATTTCAATGGCCGCCTCGCTGGCGCCTGGCAGGCCGATGCGTTGCTCTGGCAGCAGGACGAAACGCGCATAGAGCTGCAACAACTCGACATGGCCTGGTCACCCTCGTGCCTGCTGCGCCTGACGTTGTGCCTGGATCGCCTGCATCTGCAGCAGGTGGCCGTGACCCTGCCCGAAAGTGGGGAGTCCAGCGCAGAGCCGTTGAGTCTGCCGAACCTGAAACTGCCGCTGCGTCTGCAGTTGGGCGATATTCAACTGGGCGAACTGCGCCTGGATGGCCAGACACAGCTAAGCGATCTCGAACTGGTCGCCAGTTGGAACGAGCAGGGTGTGCAACTGCAGCGCCTGGCCTTGCAGCGCGATGACCTGAGCCTGGATGTCAGCGGCCAGCTGACGCCGCAAGGCGATTGGCCGCTGGCCCTGAGTGGCCGCCTGCAACTGCCGGAAGTCGACGGCAAGGCCTGGCAGGTGGCGCTGCAGGTCGGTGGGGAGTTGCAGCGCAGCCTCAGGCTCGAAGCTGATAGCAGCGGCTATCTCGATGCCCGCCTAGAAGGGCAGGTGCAGGCGCTGGCCGAGCATCTGCCAGCCGAGCTGCGTCTGACCAGCCGGCGTTTCCAGGCCAGCAGCGCCTTGCCGCAGACGCTGGATCTGCAGGACCTGACAGTGCAGGCCAAGGGCGACCTGGCCACTGGCTATCGCCTTGAAGGCACCGCCAGCCTGCCAGCCGAACAGGCCCCGATGCCGTTGACGCTGCGCGGGCGCGTGGACGCCAAAGGCGCTGATATCGAATTGCTGCGTATCGAGGCCGAGGAGCGGCAGTATCTGCAACTGACCGGCGCACTTGGCTGGAGCGAAGCGTTGCAGGCCGATGCGAAACTGGACTGGCTGGCGTTTCCCTGGCAGCGCCTCTATCCACTGGAGGCGCCGCCACCCGTGGCCTTGCAACAGTTGCAGGCGGAGGTCAGCTACAGCAGCGGTAACTACCTGGGCAATTTCGCCGCCCAGTTGCAGGGGCCTGCGGGGGATTTCAGCCTGAGCAGCCCGATCAGCGGTGATCTGGGCCAGGTGAACCTGCCGCAGCTGCAACTAGTCGCGGGCCAGGGGCGCGCCGAGGGTGTGGTCAAACTGGGTTTTGCCGACGGCATCGACTGGCAGGCCATGTTGCAGCTCAGCGAACTCGACCCTGGATACTGGCTGGCGGAGATGCCCGGTAACCTCGGCGGGCCGCTGAATACCTCGGGCCGTTTCGATGACGGTGCGTTACAGGCGCAGGCCGACATCGACCTGAACGGGCGCCTGCGCGGTCAGCCCGCGCAGCTGCAAGTGCAGGGCACTGGCGCTGGTGAGCAGTGGCAACTGGCGCGTCTGCTGGTGCGCCTGGGCGACAATCGGATCAGTGGCCAGGGTGCGCTCGATCAGCGCTTGCGTGGCCAACTGGAACTGGCGCTGCCGCGCCTGGGGCAGCTCTGGCCCGGCTTGCAGGGGCAGATGCAGGGCCAGCTTTCTCTGGCCGGCACACTGCAGGCACCGCAGGGGCAACTGGCGCTCAGCGGCGAACGCCTGGCGTTCGGCGATCCCAGTCTGCGCAGGTTGCAACTCGACGCGACACTCGATGCCCGGCAACAGGCCCGAATCGGCCTGAATCTGCGCGGTATCCGCGTGGGCGACACCTACCTGGGCCGTCTGCAGGCCGATGGCAGTGGTGACCTGCGCCGGCAGGCACTGGAGCTGAGTCTGCAAGGGCCATTGTTGCAATTGGCGTTGGCGGTCGATGGCACGCTCAGCGAGCAGGGCGACTGGCGCGGGCGCATCGCCAGCGGCCGTATCCAGAGCGGCGGACAGGACTGGCAGTTGCAGCAGGCGGCGAGTCTGGAGCGCCTGGTCAGTGGCCGCATGAACCTGGGCGCGCATTGCTGGCGATCCGGCGAGGCCAGCTTGTGTGGTGCGCAGCAGCGTCTGATGCCCCAGCCGTCTCTGGACTGGCGCCTGGAAAACTTCCCCCTGGCCAGCCTGCAACCCTGGTTGCCTGATGATTTCGCCTGGCAAGGTCGCCTGGACGGCCAGCTCAAGCTCGACCTGCCGGACAGCGGCCCCAATGGACGCATCCTGCTCGATGCCGGGGCAGGCACCTTGCGCATCCGTCAGCCGGACGAGGAGCAGTGGCACGATTTCCCCTACGACAGCCTGCGTCTGGACAGCACCTTGCGACCACAACGGGTGGACAGTGAGCTGCGTTTCGTCAGCGCCGGCATGGGTGAGCTGACGTTGCAGGCGCAGATCGATCCGCGTCCGCAAAACAAACCGGTCAATGGCGAGTTTCGTCTGAGCGGTTTCGATCTGGCCGTGCTGCGTCCGTTCGTGCCGATGGCCGACAAGCTCGAGGGGCGCTTGCAGGGCCGCGGCAATATCGCCGGTCACCTGTTGGCGCCGCAGATCAACGGCCAATTGCGCCTGGAGGACGGCGAGCTGTCAGGCAGCGAATTGCCGGTCAGCCTGGAAGCGCTGCAATTGCAGGCGCTGATCGCCGGTGAGCAGGTGCAGTTGTCGGGCGACTGGCGCAGCGGCGAACAGGGGCGTGGCAACCTAAAGGGCGAGCTGAACTGGAGCGAGGGGCTGGTGGGTGATCTGAGCCTGCAGGGGCAGCGTCTGCCGGTGAAGGTCGAGCCTTATGCCGAGCTTGAGGTGGCGCCAGATCTGCAACTGCAATTGCGTGCCGAGCACCTGGCGGTCAAGGGCAAGGTCGCTGTGCCGCGTGGGCTGATCAGTGTGCGTGAGCTGCCGCCTTCCACGGTAAAACTGTCCAACGATGCGCGTGTGGTCGGACGTGAGGCGCCGCCGACGGAGCAGGGCATGGGCATTGCCATGGATGTCGACGTCGAAGTCGGCCAGGACAAGCTGGCGTTCAGCGGCTTTGGCCTGACTGCAGATTTGCGCGGCCGTATGCATATAGGCGATGACCTCGATACTCGCGGTGAGCTGGATCTGGTCAATGGCCGCTACCGCGCCTACGGCCAACGCCTGACCATCCGCCGGGCGCGCTTGTTGTTCACCGGCCCCATCGACCAACCGTTCCTCGATGTCGAAGCAATTCGCCGGGTCGACAACGTCGTCGCCGGCATTCGTCTTTCCGGCAGCGCCGATCAGCCAACGACCACGGTATTCGCCGAGCCGGCCATGAGCCAGGAACAGGCGCTGTCCTATCTGGTACTCGGCCGTCCGCTGGGGCAGAGCAGTGGTGACAACAACATGCTCGGCCAGGCCGCGCTGGCGCTTGGTCTGGCCGGGAGTTCGTCGTTGACCACCAGCCTGGCCAACAGTCTGGGCATTCAGGATTTTCAGCTCGATACCGAAGGCAGCGGCGTGACCACCAGTGTCGTGGCCAGCGGCAATATCACCGAGCGCTTGAGCTTGCGTTATGGCGTTGGGGTGTTCGAGCCGGCCAATACCATCGCGCTGCGTTACATGCTCAGCCGGCGCCTGTATCTGGAGGCCGCCAGTGGCCTGGCCAGTTCGCTGGATCTGTTCTATCGCCGGGATTTCTGA
- the tpx gene encoding thiol peroxidase: MAQVTLKGNPVQVDGQLPSVGQQAPAFSLVAGNLSDVTLASLAGKRKVLNIFPSVDTPTCATSVRKFNAEASQLNNTVVLCISADLPFAQARFCGAEGLESVVNLSTLRGADFLKNYGVAIASGPLAGLAARAVVVLDENDKVLHSELVGEIADEPNYAAALAVLK; this comes from the coding sequence ATGGCGCAAGTCACCCTCAAAGGCAACCCGGTGCAGGTCGATGGTCAACTGCCGAGCGTAGGCCAACAGGCTCCGGCTTTCAGCCTGGTCGCTGGCAACCTGAGCGACGTCACCCTGGCCAGCCTGGCCGGCAAGCGCAAGGTGCTGAACATCTTCCCGAGCGTCGACACCCCGACTTGCGCCACCTCCGTGCGCAAGTTCAACGCCGAGGCCAGTCAGTTGAACAACACAGTGGTGCTGTGCATCTCCGCTGACCTGCCGTTCGCCCAGGCGCGTTTCTGCGGTGCCGAAGGTCTGGAAAGCGTGGTCAATCTGTCGACCCTGCGCGGCGCCGATTTCCTCAAAAACTACGGCGTAGCAATCGCCAGTGGCCCGCTGGCCGGTCTGGCTGCCCGTGCGGTGGTGGTGCTGGACGAGAACGACAAGGTGCTGCACAGCGAGCTGGTCGGCGAAATCGCCGACGAGCCGAACTACGCAGCAGCCCTGGCCGTACTCAAGTAA
- a CDS encoding MdtA/MuxA family multidrug efflux RND transporter periplasmic adaptor subunit, protein MSNASATSSKTSRQWLVGLTLLAVLFLLLWWFWPSEPQSQQAGRGRFGDMGPTPVRVAEVRQADFAIELKALGTVTAYNTVNVRSRVDGELVKALFTEGQQVKAGDLLAVIDPRSYEVALQQAQGALQENQAQLTNAELDLARYEGLYAEDSIAKQTLDTQRALVNQYRGSIKSNQADVATAKLNLEFTQIRAPISGRLGLRQLDVGNLVSSGDTTPLVVITQTDPISVIFTIPEGDLPAVLKRVRNDETLKVEAWDRGERLKLADGVLESLDNQIDTATGTVKLKARFENAEQMLFPNQFVNVRLRVETREAATIIPSSSLQFGNRGTFVYVVDGENKVSIRLVNAAASNGEDTLVEEGVQPGERLVLEGSDRLRDGAEVEVIDSKQAEQPTQSAAPDSSKRSGSPRTGA, encoded by the coding sequence ATGTCCAATGCATCCGCGACCTCTTCCAAAACCTCCCGCCAATGGCTGGTCGGCCTGACCCTGCTCGCCGTGCTGTTTCTGCTGCTGTGGTGGTTCTGGCCGAGTGAGCCGCAATCGCAACAGGCGGGGCGTGGCCGTTTTGGCGACATGGGACCGACGCCGGTGCGTGTGGCTGAGGTCAGGCAGGCGGATTTTGCCATCGAGCTGAAAGCGCTGGGCACGGTGACTGCCTACAACACCGTCAACGTGCGCTCGCGGGTGGATGGCGAGCTGGTCAAGGCGCTGTTCACCGAAGGGCAACAGGTCAAGGCCGGCGACCTGCTGGCGGTGATCGACCCGCGCTCCTATGAGGTGGCACTGCAGCAGGCGCAGGGGGCGCTGCAGGAGAACCAGGCGCAACTCACCAACGCCGAACTCGATCTGGCGCGCTATGAAGGTCTGTACGCCGAGGACAGCATCGCCAAACAAACCCTCGACACCCAGCGTGCGCTGGTCAACCAGTACCGCGGCAGCATCAAGAGCAACCAGGCCGATGTCGCCACCGCCAAGCTCAACCTCGAGTTCACGCAGATTCGCGCGCCCATCAGCGGTCGCCTGGGCCTGCGTCAGCTGGACGTGGGTAACCTGGTCAGCAGCGGTGATACCACGCCGCTGGTGGTGATCACCCAGACCGATCCGATTTCGGTGATCTTCACCATTCCCGAAGGCGATCTGCCCGCAGTGCTCAAGCGTGTGCGCAACGACGAGACGCTAAAGGTGGAGGCCTGGGATCGCGGCGAGCGCCTGAAGTTGGCCGATGGCGTGCTGGAAAGCCTCGACAATCAGATCGACACCGCCACCGGTACGGTCAAGCTCAAGGCACGTTTCGAGAACGCCGAGCAGATGTTGTTCCCCAACCAGTTCGTCAATGTGCGCCTGCGCGTGGAAACCCGCGAGGCGGCCACCATCATCCCGTCCTCGTCGCTGCAGTTCGGCAATCGCGGCACCTTCGTCTACGTGGTCGATGGCGAGAACAAGGTCAGCATCCGTCTGGTCAATGCCGCCGCCAGCAATGGCGAAGACACGCTGGTCGAGGAGGGTGTGCAGCCGGGCGAACGTCTGGTGCTGGAAGGCTCCGACCGCCTGCGTGACGGCGCCGAGGTCGAAGTGATCGACTCCAAACAGGCCGAACAGCCGACGCAAAGCGCAGCGCCTGACAGCAGCAAACGCTCCGGCAGCCCGCGGACTGGCGCATGA
- a CDS encoding MdtB/MuxB family multidrug efflux RND transporter permease subunit, with protein MNISRPFILRPVATTLLMVAIFLSGLIAYRMLPVSALPEVDYPTIRVLTLYPGASPDVMTSAVTAPLERQFGQMAGLKQMSSTSSGGASVITLRFNLEVSLAVAEQEVQAAINAASNLLPNDLPAPPVYNKVNPADTPVLTLAVSSKSLPLPQVNDLVDTRLAQKLAQTSGVGLVTLAGGQRPAVRIRVNPEALAAYGLSLADVRSLITASNVNQPKGNFDGPTRVSQLDANDQLRSVEEYRELILSYENGAALRLKDVAEIVDGAENERLAAWADRNQAVLVNVQRQPGANVIDVVDRIQTLLPHLTESLPASVEVKVLTDRTQTIRAAVRDVQHELLLAITLVVLVTFLFLRKLSATIIPSVVVPLSLIGTFGVMYLAGFTINNLTLMALTIATGFVVDDAIVMLENIARHLEEGETPLNAALKGARQIGFTLVSLTLSLIAVLIPLLFMADVVGRLFREFAITLAVAIMISLVVSLTLTPMMCARLLKAEKPEEEGRFYHAAGGVIDSMIERYGVWLQWVLRHQPLTLLVAIATMGLTVLLYLAVPKGFFPVQDTGVIQGISEAPQSISFSAMSERQQRLADVILRDPAVASLSSSIGVDGDNPTLNSGRLLINLKPHAERDVTASEVIDRLRPELARIPGIELYMQPVQDLTIEDRISRTQFQFTLESPESALLEEWTPRLVEALREQPELTDVASDLQNRGLQVYLQIDRDAASRLGVSVSTIDDALYDAFGQRQISTIYTQASQYRVVLESRDGGRIGMAALGQIHVATAEGGQVPLSSLAHIEERPASLLINHIGQFPAVTLSFNLAPGVSLGEAVAVIEQVEADIGLPGAIDTQFQGAAEAFRASLSSTLLLILAAIVTMYIVLGVLYESYIHPITILSTLPSAGVGALLALLLTGNDLGLIAIIGIILLIGIVKKNAIMMIDFALEAERHQGMAPEAAIYQAALLRFRPILMTTLAALFGAVPLMLASGSGAELRQPLGLVMVGGLLVSQVLTLFTTPVIYLYFDRLSRRVSGRSAAGVAV; from the coding sequence ATGAACATCTCCCGCCCGTTCATCCTGCGGCCGGTCGCCACCACGCTGTTGATGGTGGCGATCTTCCTCAGCGGCTTGATTGCCTACCGCATGCTGCCGGTCTCGGCGCTACCAGAGGTGGATTACCCGACCATTCGCGTACTCACCCTGTATCCCGGTGCCAGCCCGGACGTGATGACCAGTGCCGTCACCGCGCCGCTGGAACGCCAGTTCGGGCAGATGGCCGGCCTCAAGCAGATGTCGTCGACCAGCTCGGGCGGCGCTTCGGTGATCACCCTGCGCTTCAATCTGGAAGTGTCGTTGGCGGTGGCCGAGCAGGAAGTGCAGGCGGCGATCAATGCGGCGAGCAACCTGCTGCCCAATGATCTGCCGGCACCGCCGGTGTACAACAAGGTCAACCCGGCCGACACGCCGGTGCTGACCCTGGCGGTCAGCTCCAAGAGCCTGCCGCTGCCGCAGGTCAACGATCTGGTCGATACCCGCCTGGCGCAGAAACTGGCGCAAACCAGTGGTGTCGGCCTGGTCACCCTGGCCGGTGGCCAGCGGCCGGCCGTGCGTATCCGCGTCAACCCGGAAGCTCTGGCAGCCTATGGCCTGAGCCTGGCGGACGTGCGCAGCCTGATCACCGCCAGTAACGTCAACCAGCCCAAGGGCAACTTCGACGGGCCGACCCGCGTGTCGCAGCTCGACGCCAACGACCAGTTGCGCTCGGTCGAGGAATACCGCGAGCTGATCCTCAGCTACGAGAACGGCGCTGCGCTGCGCCTGAAGGATGTCGCCGAGATCGTCGACGGCGCCGAGAACGAGCGCCTGGCTGCCTGGGCCGACCGCAACCAGGCGGTGCTGGTCAACGTGCAGCGCCAGCCCGGCGCCAACGTCATCGACGTGGTCGACCGCATCCAGACCCTGTTGCCGCACCTGACCGAAAGCCTGCCGGCCAGCGTCGAGGTCAAGGTGCTCACCGACCGCACCCAGACCATCCGCGCCGCCGTACGCGACGTGCAGCACGAACTGCTGCTGGCCATCACCCTGGTGGTGCTGGTGACCTTCCTGTTCCTGCGCAAACTGTCGGCGACCATCATTCCCTCGGTGGTGGTGCCACTGTCGCTGATCGGTACCTTCGGCGTGATGTACCTGGCCGGCTTCACCATCAACAACCTGACGCTGATGGCTCTGACCATTGCCACCGGCTTCGTGGTGGACGACGCCATCGTCATGCTGGAGAACATCGCCCGCCATCTGGAAGAAGGCGAAACGCCGCTCAACGCCGCGCTCAAGGGCGCCCGGCAGATCGGCTTCACCCTGGTGTCGCTGACCCTGTCGCTGATCGCCGTGCTGATCCCGCTGCTGTTCATGGCGGATGTGGTGGGGCGGCTGTTCCGTGAGTTCGCCATTACTCTGGCGGTGGCGATCATGATTTCCCTGGTGGTATCGCTGACGCTGACGCCAATGATGTGCGCGCGCCTGCTCAAGGCCGAGAAGCCTGAGGAAGAGGGGCGCTTCTACCATGCGGCCGGTGGTGTGATCGATTCGATGATCGAGCGCTACGGCGTGTGGTTGCAGTGGGTGCTGCGTCATCAGCCGCTGACCCTGCTGGTGGCCATCGCCACCATGGGCCTGACCGTGCTGCTGTACCTGGCCGTGCCCAAGGGCTTCTTCCCGGTGCAGGACACCGGAGTGATCCAGGGCATTTCCGAGGCGCCGCAGTCGATTTCCTTCAGCGCCATGAGCGAGCGCCAGCAGCGCCTGGCCGATGTGATCCTGCGTGATCCGGCGGTGGCCAGCCTGTCGTCTTCGATTGGCGTGGACGGTGACAACCCGACGCTCAATAGCGGCCGCCTGCTGATCAATCTCAAACCGCACGCTGAGCGCGACGTGACGGCGAGCGAGGTGATTGATCGGCTGCGTCCCGAGCTGGCGCGCATTCCCGGCATCGAGTTGTACATGCAGCCGGTGCAGGATCTGACCATCGAGGATCGCATCAGCCGCACGCAATTCCAGTTCACCCTGGAGTCGCCGGAAAGCGCCTTGCTGGAAGAGTGGACACCGCGCCTGGTCGAGGCACTGCGCGAGCAGCCGGAGCTGACTGACGTGGCCAGCGACCTGCAGAACCGTGGCCTGCAGGTGTATCTGCAGATCGACCGCGACGCCGCATCGCGCCTGGGCGTGAGCGTCAGCACCATCGACGACGCACTTTACGATGCCTTCGGTCAGCGCCAGATCAGCACCATCTACACCCAGGCCAGCCAGTACCGCGTGGTGCTGGAAAGCCGTGACGGTGGGCGTATCGGCATGGCCGCGCTGGGGCAGATCCACGTTGCCACCGCTGAAGGCGGTCAGGTGCCGCTGTCATCGCTGGCGCACATCGAGGAGCGCCCGGCAAGCCTGCTGATCAACCATATCGGCCAGTTCCCGGCGGTGACCCTGTCGTTCAACCTGGCGCCAGGCGTATCGCTGGGCGAGGCGGTGGCGGTGATCGAGCAGGTGGAGGCCGACATCGGTCTACCCGGCGCGATCGACACGCAGTTCCAGGGGGCGGCCGAGGCGTTCCGTGCGTCGCTGTCCTCGACGCTGCTGCTGATCCTGGCGGCCATCGTCACCATGTACATCGTGCTCGGCGTGCTCTACGAGAGCTACATCCACCCGATCACCATTCTCTCCACGCTGCCGTCGGCCGGTGTCGGCGCCTTGCTGGCGCTGCTCTTGACCGGTAACGATCTGGGCCTGATCGCCATCATCGGCATCATCCTGCTGATCGGTATCGTCAAGAAGAACGCCATCATGATGATCGACTTCGCCCTGGAGGCAGAGCGTCATCAGGGCATGGCGCCGGAGGCGGCGATCTACCAGGCCGCGTTGCTACGTTTCCGACCGATCCTGATGACCACCCTGGCTGCACTGTTCGGTGCGGTGCCGCTGATGCTGGCATCCGGCTCCGGCGCCGAACTGCGTCAGCCGCTGGGGCTGGTGATGGTCGGCGGCCTGCTGGTCAGCCAGGTGCTGACGCTGTTCACCACGCCGGTTATCTACCTGTACTTCGACCGCCTGTCACGGCGTGTCAGCGGCCGCAGCGCGGCCGGGGTGGCGGTATGA